The following are from one region of the Synechococcus sp. CBW1108 genome:
- a CDS encoding YraN family protein, whose product MPRTAERRQGDWAEQRVLRLLQQRGWRLLARQWTCRWGELDLVLEKAGRLLLVEVKGRRRCGPDGWGVAATSELKDIRGLLISSA is encoded by the coding sequence ATGCCCCGCACCGCTGAGCGCCGCCAGGGGGACTGGGCTGAGCAGCGGGTTCTGCGCCTGTTGCAGCAGCGGGGCTGGCGCCTGCTGGCGCGCCAGTGGACCTGCCGCTGGGGCGAGCTGGATCTGGTGCTGGAAAAAGCCGGCCGGCTGCTGCTGGTGGAGGTGAAGGGCCGCCGCCGCTGCGGACCCGATGGCTGGGGCGTGGCGGCCACCTCAGAACTAAAAGACATCCGAGGCCTGCTAATCTCCAGCGCCTGA
- a CDS encoding AbrB/MazE/SpoVT family DNA-binding domain-containing protein, translated as MRPDGLREVLMDSSRGQVTLPAEMRRHLGIEPGGAVIVQECEGKLLIKPVALIEVETYSDDQIAAWDRADVIAPK; from the coding sequence ATGCGTCCCGATGGTTTGCGGGAAGTGCTCATGGATTCCAGCCGCGGCCAGGTAACCCTGCCTGCCGAGATGCGCAGACATCTAGGCATTGAGCCTGGCGGTGCTGTGATCGTGCAGGAGTGCGAGGGTAAACTGCTCATCAAGCCAGTTGCCTTAATCGAGGTGGAAACCTACAGCGACGATCAGATTGCTGCCTGGGATCGGGCTGATGTTATTGCCCCAAAGTAG